The DNA window actataatcattctgttccacttacatttagcatctagttcttgtagttttactttctgcactttacattttcatcataggattgttagtgacaaacatcctttacatttggcttgacttagactcatatgcatatcttgattgttcccaaacactcagataggattgacacctcttatactgcaactgcataaggggaattgaaacatcttaccatccattcattcctatctcaccattgcatacattcatcatccatACCACCAAACAAAGCTAGTTTCAAGTTCCATTGTTGCAGCATTTGACCTAATGAGAAGAACTTTTTGACAGCCAAGGTAAAATCATAGCCAGTTATATCCCAAGTATTTTTGTAGAATTCAGCCGTGTACCCATCTGGTGTGCTACTTGGGGTCTTGTTCTTTGGAAAGCTATACACCACCGATTTCTTCAGCAGAAACAGGGGAATAAAGGAATCAAGGCATTGGAGCATTTGATCCAGGTGAGGCTTGAGATACGGAGCTTGGATAGAAAgagcttcaccgagagtggagGAGAAGAAGTCAATACAGTGTGATTGAATTGCCTCCTTTCCTTCCAGCCTATTACCAAACGTATCCAACAAGTAGTGAACTTggtttctgcttcttcttcctataCAACCTTCCTGTGAAAAGTATGAAGTGTTCAGATAACTTTCTATAACCGGGGTTACCCTTAACCTTTGCATCAGTAAACTTTCCTCTGCTAAATCCAACTCTAGCCATTTCCTATGGGCAAACTTCTCTTTCCTTGCAGCTTCTTTAGTGGTGGAATTCATCAGGTCATCATGGCAATAGCGTCTCCAAAGCAACTTTCACTCTCTTTTCAATCCTAGAATAATTGTCTTTGTGGAGAGATTTGATTGGTCCTCTAAGCTTCCTAAGTTTCTTGGATATGGAGAATATTTATTTCTACGCCCCTGATATTAATAGAGGTCCATGCTTCAGCAATCATTCCCATGAAGGTTCCTTGTGAGAAAGTTTGGAAACTTGAATGGTCTCTTGGCACTTGAGGCTTGTCTACCCAGAAGCTGGGGCTGTGGTCAGAGAACACACTTTCACTAAAGAATCCATAAGACAAAGTTCAACGCCCAAACATCATTAATCAGAAGCATGTCCAACTTTTTAAGGAGGGGATTATCTTCATTATTGGTCCACAGCACACAAGTGCAGTGGTAATACCGACAGAGAGAGCTCAAAACGGAAAGAGGTCcctaaaagggagaaaaaaattCCAAAGGTATGAAATGACTCGATAAGAGGTCCTTTGGAAGAATGCGGAAGCACCACCAATGGCCAGGCACAAGGCTACGTCTGGCACTCTAGCAAGTAGGGATTCCTATGCCTTTTTATGTAAACAGATAAAAGCTCGAGAAGATCTTTCCTCATGAGGATTCAAAAATCAAGGATCTGTCCAATGGATTTGCTTTGAAAACAAAGTCGTATTTGAGCTGGGAAGTTATAGGAAAAAGGTTTGCCTACGGAAAAGACTTAATCAGTTCACTTCGTGGATAAATTTCATAGTGTTATTCTTTTGGAATTTCCGGTGGGAAAAACCAGGGAAAGCATTGACACTATGGAAAGAATCTATCTCTGGCAAGAGCAAAAGCGATAGGCCAGATTAACAAAGAAAAGGGGACTGGTTCAACCTCATGAATGAGAGCAAGCAAGTCCAAATTTGTTGTGCAAGTCACTATCTTTATCTGATCCGATAAAATAGATCTACTGCATAAACATTGTAAAGAAAGCTCTTCCGCAAGCCATTTGGGGAAATTCCCTAACTTTGAACGAAAGAATAGTAAGTTTTTTTCCTTGCTACTTGAAAGAATGCCTTGGCACACTCATactaaaagtcaaaaaaaaagaactaggGTCTAAGCtatcaacttaaaaaaaaagtgttcctTGAGAGCAGGAATGTAATCTACCTTTCCAACGGAATCTTTGACCGGCTAACGTGActtctaggaaaaaaaaaagaccttaAGCTAAAGAAACCACTTTTTTTTACCTAGACATTCTTCTAAGACTTCAGCGCTAATATGCCCAGTCTGATATTATTGGCTGAGAACATAGAGCGGGGAAAGTTCTTACTTTATGGTTCCCTAAGAGCAGTTACCTCCTGTCCCGGAAAAGCCTAACCTGTCTAGCTGGAAATGCCTCTTTTTTATTACCTCCAATAGATAAGTTCTAACATTGCAAAGTGTTATTCTAAGAGTGTTGCATGCccaatataaatatttcttagACTTTACCCCTTACAAAGAGAATAATACAAACTTGAATACCCGAAACTCCAACGAAAGAACTCTGTCAAAGACTTCCACTATGAGCTCGATTGTTCCGCTTAGGGCCCGTAGGAATCTAAATACTTAGACTTCTTACACTAGGACAAATTAAACTACTATGTCCCGAAAACTACTACTCTGTCACTGTTTCCCGTGGTTCAGAATGAGCTTCTGCGCCAAAAGCCCCCGAATCTTACTCTGTGGGCATCATAAAGAgctctaaaacaaaaaaaggaccTATACCTAGGAAAATAAGTATTCAAGCCTGAATAAAAGTCGAGACAGAACAGAAAAGAAACCTAAAATAGCGGTTTAGTCTTCGGAATCgcttttatttatattgcaGTCAGCCAGCGATTCCAGTAGCTCCATCCAAAACTTGTCTCTGTTTTTTCCTAACCGAGAATAAATTTTTTGGAACCGCTTACTATGCTGATCTATATCGATGGCTTCATGTTCAGTCATCACAATATTAATTGCCCGTTCAATGTCTTGTTCATCTGGAATTGCGTAACCTCTTTCTATCAATAAAGACTGGGTCTTAACtaccattttgtttttatcgCGCTTCCAGCTTAGACGCTCAACCTCTCTTTTCTTTGGTCCTCGAGGTTCCAGTGAAGGTGGTTTGCAGAACTTCCCGCCGCGTGCCGTTGGGTTTCATGTACTCCGGGCGCAGAGGAAAAGTCGTAATCACACCTCTGCTGATCGTGATAGTGCTCGCCCGAAGTTTgataagaagagagaaaaaaatctcCTGACGGGTTTGGAGTGGGTGTATTAGACCCCCCTCCCAATCCTCTGGAAAAACCGGGGACGAATTGAGAAAGGGTACGACTGAGGTCGTCAATAAACAGATAGCCTAGAACAAGTACCAATTTGGTAATAACCAGCAAAAGGataaattgagaaaaaaaaaaagaaggagtcGGCATTTTGCTTGACTACAGTCACTCCTATTAAGTCACGAACATCCTTAACTTAAGAGAGCAGGAAGAGTTTACTATCATAGCAGCACATACAGAGTGCCGGAACTACAAATGGACTAATGGTTTCTCAGCTTTCCCTTTAGGTTTCGTTCATGGAAGATGCGGCATAGATAGAAAGAGAGCATTCCAGACTATTCTCTAGCATCCGAGTCTGGGCATGAATGGAAGACTCCTAGCTCCCTCCTACCACACTTAAGTATCTCTTCTTTAGCGGGCGCTTCATAATCAAAAGATTGTTCCATACCATATGACCCATGCTTTGTCACGAGCTGGATTCGAACCAGCACTTCCGAATGAGTTACATCCGACGAATTCCCACAACTATAGTGATTTCCCGATTCCTCATTCCATTCATTTCAGCCGGATTGTACGGCAAAACTCGCTAATAGATAGAGAAATTTTCTCAGGGAAGAAGGAACATCTATCTTCGGTCTTGTGGAACTTCTGTCGTCCCGTTAATTGTGCTTCCTTGGCCCTGCTAGCCATTTGCTTGCTCGAACAACTGGAAGTCCCCCCCACCCCATTCCATTCTTTGCCTCATCCTTGGGAGCTGTTTGTTGCCATTGAAATCCCTTGTTGAAGGGGCTAGCTTACCAAACCAACTTACCAAATCGACTCTCCATCTACTCTCTACCTTTCTTTCCTACAAACTCTTAACCTCAATCCAGGACAATTCAATGCCGGTTTGTTGCCATTGAAATCCCTTGTTAGCTCAATTCTTCTATTAGTGAAATGGGAAAGAAAGACTAAATAAGGAAGTCCGTAGAGTAGCGGAGCTAATTTCAGGGAGAAATCAATCACTCATATACAGTATTCACACCTTACTTGATTCATTCCTTCCACCCGAAGCCCCTGCTGCCTGCCTGGGATGAGAGTCCTCTGATCTAAACAAGAGCTCCTGTTTGATTTCTGGCAATGAGCTAGCTTAACCTTGATTACGACAGGCTTAACACAGCCATGTTGGATCTCCTATTCGTTCTGCTAccaggaagagaaagaaagattgaTTGCGACAGCTCAACCGGATGAGACATCTCTTATTTACAGAACTGTGCCAACCGTGCCTTCCTACCAACTCCGCCAACCCCAGACGAGGATATTGATTTAGCCGCACCTGAACCCGCAACCGAGGAACGCCTCTCCTTTCAGTCGAGTTCCGTTAGACCTCTACTCCGCCTACTTCTTGTGCCGACTTCGACTGCCTTATTTCGAGTGAAGAGTAAGGGGTGGTAGGCTTAGTAGGGCTCGAACCTACAATATAACTCTTATGAGCGGTACATTTCACCCAATTAAACTATAAGCCCCTATGGATCTCTACATGCAATTTGCTCACTTCGGGAAGAGCAGACGCAAGCAAAGGGGAGGCCTTTGCTCTATCTGTATCTTCCTCTTCCCAGGAATGCCCaattagataaaatattttcttattttttatagataaataatcttatatatctattatttataataataagaaaataaacatgTGGTCCTTTCGCGACTAAAACTGCCGGTATGCTTTCCGGCTTGCAATGATTCAAACGGGCGAAGGCTCTCTATTTACTTGCAATGCCGGCTGTTCGCATTTAGTTAAAAGTAGAAGTAGAGGGTGCACATTTCCCCACACttaaaaaagtcaaaagtacataaaaaataaaaaaataaaaacttagtTACGGGAACATCCAACAGAACCTTGTGAATAATTGTCAATGAAAATAACATAGTACTTTAAACCTTGAACATAGGAGAGGTAACTGGGGCAGGTCCCaataagtaagattttattCATTCTCAAGGAAGTAAAGCTTGATAACTAGAGCTAGAGAAGGCTATCTGCTGCTCTTTGCAATATGACAGAATTAACAAATTCCAATGACTTCTCTTTATTTATAGACTTCCACCTATACTATAGCGAGATGGATTTCCCACAACAGAATCAgagcttcttttctttcttccaaCCGTTCGCTCTCTCTTCTATATCTATATAGAAAGGGAAGTGAACCAATTCCTAATCAGAGTCTTGCTTTGCCTGTCGACTCACTCTCTTTAGAACAGATTTCAAGAGATGTCGGCTCCTTCAACTATACAGAAATCTGATTAGTCTTGCTGGCAGCTAGGTTATAGAATAAGGATAGCTCACAAGCTTAAGGAAAATCTTATCTAAAAGGGTGGTGAGAAAGGAAGGAATTAGAACAAGATTGGTTGATTGAAAGGAAAGAACAACATCCAAAGTACGATATCGAGCTACTAAAGCTGGTTTATAAGGGCCCACAAAGCCAAGAAATAAAACTTCTAGCTCAGAGAGCACAAATCCTTGATCAACCAGCCTAGCAAACAACTCGGAAATTAAGAGCATCGCTGACAAGAGGATGTGGCCAATTACCAGTTGGCTTggagcaaagagagagagaaagagattcgACTTGTATAAGAGGGAAAGACAAGATCTTTGTAAAGAAAGAGTGCGAGTTAGAGGCGGCTGTGTAAGAGTGTCTCTTTTGGGTTTAAGTAACCAATCAATCCTAGTTGATTTCCGAGGTAATCTCGGCGAGACGTAGCGTTTCCGGTTTGAGCGCCCCTTTCCCTTTACTTTGCCCCTCCCTATCTACCTAACAAACTTCCTTTCCTTGGCTCTCTAACAATTGATACAAAAGGGTTCCTCCACATTCCCAGAAAGGCTTGAAGACATAGGGAATGAAACCCCAACCACAGAATATAGTCAAGTGGTAAGCAAAGAGATTTTGAAACGCAACGATAGCCCCTATTTACGCTACACCTGCAAAGGGATCACTCCAGAAGTAAGCTGCGATTAACCAGCTCACTTCCTTCGTTCGATAGGGCTAGACACGCCTTACACAAACAAACCCTCCGGTAACGAAACAAAAAGAGACAGCAAGCCATGACGTTCCCAGTGAGTGATGTACAGATTCCTCTTCACTAAACTAAACCATGTACCATTCTGGGTGCAACGAttacagacaaaaaaaacagcacatagagtaaaaaaatttactaatttgttaaatttgggaTTCTGACAAAGCAGTAAAGAAAGAATGAAAgctaaacaacaaaaagttcCCAAAGAGTAAACAGGGGAATatcgaaagaaaagaaaaataccatTCCAGCTTAAATAATAAGTAAGACTTGACTCTTTGTTACCTTTGTCTgtactcttctttctttatataaaaaatattgtaagagAAGAAAATCAGATGTCAATGTAATCGAAGAAGATTCCAATTCCAATTAGAAATCGGATCAATAAAACACTGCCCATAGTAGCTTTGCCAAGAGCGGATCAGGTCCTTTTAGGCGATCCTGCAAAGCAGGTGTCTGGTGTCTAAGATCTTATCTGACTATTGGGAGATCATCTAACGTAGATATCAAGATCTTGCGGTCAGTCTGTCTTAACATCAACACCAATGTGATTCCAATTGATATCAGCAAGTGAAGGATCGGAACTTGATAGAATGCCCCACCCGGGCTTATCGATTGATAGAAAAGTATATAATCAGAAGACTGCTTAGAAGAGTGATAtgttgataactctctaatttacatgtttttagcatccttttttgtccatattttgcattgttcatacccttaacttagcagtTTAGGTCATTtattgtaggaattcacttttaggccatttagggtgttgcatttttgcatttgcatgttttggatgaaaacatgtgctaaaGAGCCtcaaatggggaaaaacaaggacaaacccgagcatgtacccgaaggagccaacaagctggaagaacaagtccaaaccccaacacgatcgaggagaaTCCAAGAGccggaagaacaacccaaagatctacccgaggagtaacccgacttcatcctCGTTTACCCCAttgagtagaccatcgggcaggtcttgGAAgccctcctctccttcctcgcaaacgagcacgctgCAGACCTCAAATCAGAGAGCGAGgtcttctgtgagagaactgagcgactcaaacacttttcccttttgttttagatttctatcttgtattctttctactctactctattgtttattataatgcaattttcgttcatacttgttgttatgtttcttgttattatgtccgagtagtgtagtaaagtttctaggtatgggatagatgatttcacgttcttgatcagttaggatgtcttagttgattgtatatgtttaatagatttccttctagattggtgttcttaatgctgtcaacaaaccgagagggtgagattagatctaaggtgttttaccaccgagaggtgtagatgagatgcttgaatctaccaatgctagaggtttactcacttagcctaagagattagatgagtaaggggtttactgacaataatgaatcggatcttaatgcctgcttggtcatgcttctccaacgagagttgggtagggaagtgatttaagggtgattgtttctatcacgagagtgttttaacaagattatAGAGATTCCTTGTCTAGAAAATATTTGCCTGAGGCATGTAAAACATCTGTattggttaggaacacttaggattcgattaccccatcctttgAAGCTTCCGTATTTTAATTACTTGCATTTCCATTCAatactcgatcccttacccgatcaggtacacaaTAATCTgcatcgagtaacccctcgagctgttcataccatctttgcatactcgatcatcccacccgatcctgtacttgaatgcttgcatcgagtgcttaggtcgtgtggtttcttgtttacattattttcttttaattattttaggactgttagatcaaaacccttaattgcttggcttgacttgcattttTATGAtagcatccttcctgctagcataaacaaccatttggattgataaccctttgtactacaactgcatagggaaatGATACCCTGGTGAAAACCtgtttatcaatttggcgccgttgccatttggttgtgtttattttgctacgtttaggatttcagcacttgctagatcaagttcttttgtttatattggttcggaatctgacttgtttactttcgttcttgtttgttttgaatctcaggtacagcCTGACATGGGTAGACATTTATTTGAACAAAGGAACTCAAACCGGTACtagaaagcaaagaagagatgGAATTCCTGATTGAACAGATGACTGACCTACAAGAAGacgaaaataaaatttcaaattccaTTCTCTAAGATGAACTAAAGGGATGTCTCTAAGCAGCCAAGGCCAAGTGCAAGCAGGAGAGATACTCTCAAGTCATAACGGGGAAGGGCAGAGAGTTCGTTCAAATGGGGGGAGGTTTTCTCTTTAATGAAATGAAAGGCAGGTAATTTTATACGAAAATTGAGAATTCAATAAGAAATGTTCACTTGAGATTAGGTTCACGAAAAAGAATATCACAAATGAGATCTTGAGCTTGAAGCTTACTCTCCAGAATCGAAAGATCTCTTATCCCCGAGGCGAGGATGGcttcataaactttttttgcCCAAGGAAAAATAGATAAGGGGTTTCATCCATATTTTTCTCCCATTTACGTATCACGTTCcgagattttgatttgttgtcCACTCTTTCCGTACCTTTACTTACCGACCAAATACCAAGACTACTTACAAAAGGCGAGGATCAGAACACTGCGGAAAAAAGGAATTGATTGTTGTGCATCGACCAATCTGAGAAAGGGAACTATAAAAGAAGGTGAAGATGCACCGAGGGATTTATGAAGACGCATGTTATCTTGTGGAGAAATGGTGAAAGGAGTAGAAGCAGCAGGGCATGAAAAGGATTGTGATAAATGGACAGACGCTGagaagaaaaagtagaaagtataACAGCAAAGCACTGTCAGCAATCGCAAGTGACAAATTCAAGGGTGAATCAGCCAAAGATGCTTGGGATATCCTACAGAAGGGTTGACAAGTGTAAAGTGATCTCCTATTGATGTGCTGTTGGCTTCACGGAGGAAAGAGAGACCATTGGACAATTCATATGTGCTTTGCCAATGCTGCTCAAAatgaaagacaaagacaaaagtCAAAAAGCTTCTGTTCTGTAGCACACTCCCGACGAAGAAGCCCTTCGCAAGCCATGAATGACACAAATACCCTTGCGTTGATTTTGTTGTACGTCACCTACAAGCGTATGAAATGGAGACTGAGAAGTCCGAGAAAAAGCATTGCTGCAGCACACACTAAGACAACAAGAGAGATATTGAAGATTCAATCGGCAGCACACTGCATGCTAGAAACTTTGGCAAAGTAGTAAAGAAGAATGGACAAAGTAGGAAAAACCCTTTTACacagaacacaacaacaaatctTGATCGTGTGTCAAAGAAGGAAGAACAATAGTGTAGGGATATGGCAAAGCTGAGAACTGCCCAAAGAAGAGACTTCAAATGTTTTTAATGCAAAGGTTGCTTCGCTAGGGGCACACAAAACCTGAATGTGTGAATACTCCCTTATTGGTTTGCTTGTAGCGAGAGTGAAACAGACGAGGATGATGATGCAGAGGAAGTCTCTGGATTCGTAGCATCTGTGATAAAGATGAGACACTTCATTCGAACAATTGCTTTGCTAGTGAAACAAATTTGCTGCTTTACTCAAGCCCACACCCTCAAGGGGTTACTTCGTCACCTCTCTCAAACCCGCGTCAAAGCCCCTCGTCAAAGACCTACGTCAAAGTAGGTTGCTTAGCTAGTGTTGCTTCACCACCTCCATCAAACCTCCGTCAAAGGAGGCTGTGGGAGGCTACGGGCTGCGGGAGGCTGCAGGGGCTACTTCGCTGGGAGTGTGCGCTTGTGCTAAAGAAAGAAAGCAAGTCCAGGTTCAAAGCATAAAACGGTGAAACCAAAGGCTCCTTCAACTCGAAGAAAAAGCAGGAACGGAACGAACTTTACTTCCTCGTGAAGCAATTTTCAGGATAGAATTCTGCTAGCTTAGGAATTTGAACATAATTAGTAGAGCGAGGGCATAGATTACTCTTGTCATGCCACCCCAGCAATTCCTAGAATTAATGCAAGCAAAGCATAGGTGTGTGATTTTTTGTTTACCTTCTTTTGCTGTTAGGGATAAAGGTAAATAGAAAAGTTGTGTGCTAGACAACACCTTTCCTACGTTTGAAAACGAATTGCCGGTACTCCACTTAGACTTCTGCACCTGACCTAGTGGCTGAAGAAGGATCTCCCTCAAGTGATTTGCTGCTTCCTCCCTGACGTAAGTTTGACGGAGGTATTAGTCTCGTTGCTAAAGCAACTTCGGACCTCTTTTCGTCTATTCTTTGGTTAAAGCTAaaaatctttcttttcattttggaCCATTGAGTAGCTCAGACTGGAACTTGAGAGCTAGAACCTTGTTTCCTTAATTTCTTCCGCTGTCATATCTTGCATAGATGAGATCAAGATATCTCTAGTATTCATAATCCACGATTTCGCCATACTCTTACACCTTACCCAGATCTTATAACTTGTAATAAGATCATCTAGGCTAGGACAAGGCAGACTACCATCAATAAAAGAGCGCTTCAGTCAACATATACAAAGTCCAGCATAGTAAGATCCATTAATAGTTGAGCCAGACCCGGATGATCACTGAAGATAGTAAGGGCTAGAAACATTATCTGGTGAATTTGAGACAACGAAGCTGCGATCGGCAACACAAATCATTAGAGTGTGCTGGGGAGGATCTAAGATGTAGAAAACCTGTATCCACTAGGTAATGTTACTTCCAGAGCAGAGTATGCTCAGGTGAAACTGGTGGTGATGCCAATCTCTTCTTTCTCGATTTCTAGTTCTGTTTCGCCATTGTTGAggagtaagaccttgtgtagttctagtttgcatttttcaaactagataggactaggtggtttacttgttgggtttggaacttggttgttttgaaaagaaaaaaggaaaaagagaaagaaaaggttagagtctttaggaggggaatgtgtttaagtaaaatcaaagtctagtgaaagaatgggaagtataagattgttgaagatggttctagttaaagaaaagaaaagaaataaaagaagagtctagcaaaatgcttctatgtcttaagaataagaagaaaagagaaccatagcaactaagtaagaatcccccattccactagaaaaatcaaataagaaacctctcctaagactttaaaaatcaaaagagaaaagggtgaaagagaggtgaagaagataaagggtagaactaggacaatttgggattagaatggtaggataaacactttgggtgcctttgggtagacaaggttttgttcttgtatgtgtctaagtgttcttacctttagcattcttctaaagctcaatccattttttatgagagaaccttaatattgataagccccactctaaaaagaaaTCATCATTGTCCCTAAACCTTTATTACCaatccaaatgagtttaagcattgcataagattgattcatgttcttgattaatgaatgttaaaaggaaatggttgatttgaatgcatgtggacatatAAGGCTCAAATctgtaaaggttgtgatagttgtctaaaatctttaagtacagctcattcaacttgcatcatagtactagtaacttggacattgattctagctagtttattggcaagctttaggagctgagatcccactttcaaacctcacctaccttcttatatCTTGTTTacttgcttgagggcaagcaaagactaagtttgggggtgttgatgttcttatattttaccctgttttcccttagtattttcacctcttttgcacCATTTGCTGTCTAGTTTAGcgattattgcatagcttttaggactgttcatgcattagggtgtagttgcattgcatttgcatattttcctgcataaacaggtgaatatggagcctaaggagcatggaagcaatgctgaaaaggagtgaagctatcaagagaagaaagcaagggagttagagctgaagaaccaaggtccgaaGTTCCACTCGACTACCCACTCGACccgacactcgaccgtgtgcggagaaggactcgaccgagcactaGGTCGAGTGAAAGGAGTAGAAGAAGAGCCAACTcaaccggtcactcgaccgagcactaggtcgagttggccgagccacctagctattttgtcttttagcatttttagggcttccactactttttctataaagGGCCTTGTACCCTTCAGCCACCAAGAGAGCCACCTTGGAGAAAATCTATAAACCTAGTTTTTatccttttgggaatttatgctttttgctttttacatttcttagattttgttctacttttgaaggagaaaacaagagatttcttcatacttgtttgttcaataactctcaaagtattaagaattcgagtttgattccttcttcaatattgtagatctctgctttatctttctaatgatgcaagtttcattattttcttggtttataaGTTTGTTCATCGtgtttagcatttgtgagtagtttgcttaggatcttgaggatgggttaggctggattatGATTGTGGTTTGTTTAGCTaggtcaagcttgtttgttatagatctcttctaggctagatatactctatgctgatcctataaccgagagggtatggtttgattttaagattcttagcatcacaccaatgtctaggttgctagataaggctagatctagagattatcattaggcatactaagagattagatgtcttgtttgattcttgacataaatgatctgttgcttaatgcttgcttgtataagttctttTCTATGTGAGAACTAGTCTAggaatatatgagcttgattgtttatgccatgagagtggattaacatgttctaggagatcattgtctagagattagctcaagttgtttgaggtttgttgaccaagttaaaTGACCATAAtccatagtccagcccatgaatccctcctcaagaccttccttgtctattgatttcttagtttaAACCCTGTTATTTGcatgttgtttgatttacttttgtcttgctcttttttgtttgcattgctctgtttctcgcatttgtccgactcgaccctgtactcgattgcacactcgatcgagtgcttgctcgagctcatccccaaaattcttgtttatgctttgtgtttgtcctgtctcatttcctgtttcattgtagtttcatttctgttgcattcatttagttttctgTTCAATTCTGTTCTTTAcgtgccttgcattagttcattacttgtcttgcattactatagtttctatttctgtttcattgcattgttGCTTAGATCATCCTGTTCTTTTTACATTTTGCATCTAGTTTTATTAGCTTCTACAttttgcattttacattcatcattaggttgttagtgacaaacatcctacatatttggctta is part of the Camelina sativa cultivar DH55 unplaced genomic scaffold, Cs unpScaffold00592, whole genome shotgun sequence genome and encodes:
- the LOC104773614 gene encoding LOW QUALITY PROTEIN: uncharacterized protein LOC104773614 (The sequence of the model RefSeq protein was modified relative to this genomic sequence to represent the inferred CDS: inserted 3 bases in 2 codons; deleted 2 bases in 1 codon; substituted 3 bases at 3 genomic stop codons), translating into MHRGIYEDACYLVEKXVKGVEAAGHEKDCDKWTDAEKKKXKVTYKRMKWRLRSPRKSIAAAHTKTTREILKIQSAAHCMLETLANESETDEDDDAEEVSGFPTPSRGYFVTSLKPASKPLVKDLRQSRAXLVLLHHLHQTSVKGGCGRLXGLREAAGATSLGVCACAKERKQVQTSAPDLVAEEGSPSSDLLLPPXRKFDGENLYPLGNVTSRAEYAQVKLVVMPISSFSISRTMKRKVSPETHCTLFEECEAFSNATCLHLIRSLKLEAFGNG